In Actinomyces radicidentis, one genomic interval encodes:
- the secD gene encoding protein translocase subunit SecD has product MSTKQIKKPGRRLLVLLLVIALGYGALVAGVATHRTSMTPGLALDLEGGTQIILTPTTSDGSKITDEDVTQAIEIIRQRVDASGVAEAQISRQGGQNIVVSLPGHPSEQTLELVRNSAVLYFRPVIRIIQGSAQAIASSYNAQVEAAATASASASAAPSPEASDAAPSAAATQPATVSPTEVATSYADVNGDGTISDDPLESTSDDNSSDKWITEKMIYDAYMTDCAAEKNLTGQSQDPKKAVISCAKDGSGATYILGPADISGTDIANAASGLETTSQGQTTNNWVVSIEFDSKGTKEFAAVSKRLLAYRDAASSSSSSTTSATTSTDSQKAEFAIVLDGLTIMASGFNSDVTSPITNGKVQISGNFKQAEANTLANQLSFGSLPLTFTVQSEQQISATLGTEQLRNGLIAGLVGFILIILYLAWQYRGLSVVAVASLLVAAGITYLAIALLSWTMGYRLSLAGVAGLIISIGITMDSFIIYFERIRDEVRHGRTLNAAVDEGWKHASRTIIVSDAVNLVAAVVLYFLAVGGVQGFAFTLGVTTVVDLIVIMAFTHPMMAWILRFTFFGQGHRLSGLDPEHLGARNRSAYGKGREAAIAAAGESLARRKARARQGATAVEDGAEAPEAATAQEGDDAVDPQATSRKEGQE; this is encoded by the coding sequence GTGTCAACCAAGCAGATCAAGAAGCCGGGGCGACGACTCCTCGTGCTCCTCCTCGTCATCGCACTCGGCTACGGCGCCCTCGTCGCCGGCGTGGCGACGCACCGCACCTCCATGACGCCGGGCCTCGCGCTCGACCTCGAGGGCGGCACCCAGATCATCCTCACCCCGACGACCTCCGACGGCTCCAAGATCACCGACGAGGACGTCACCCAGGCCATCGAGATCATCCGGCAGCGCGTCGACGCCTCCGGCGTCGCCGAGGCCCAGATCTCCCGCCAGGGCGGTCAGAACATCGTCGTCTCCCTGCCGGGGCACCCGAGCGAGCAGACCCTCGAGCTCGTCCGCAACTCCGCGGTCCTCTACTTCCGCCCGGTCATCCGCATCATCCAGGGCTCCGCCCAGGCGATCGCCTCGTCCTACAACGCCCAGGTCGAGGCCGCCGCCACGGCGAGCGCCTCGGCGTCCGCCGCCCCGAGCCCGGAGGCGAGCGACGCAGCCCCGAGCGCCGCGGCCACCCAGCCCGCCACCGTCTCCCCGACCGAGGTCGCCACGTCCTACGCCGACGTCAACGGCGACGGCACGATCAGCGACGACCCGCTCGAGTCCACGAGCGACGACAACTCCTCGGACAAGTGGATCACCGAGAAGATGATCTACGACGCCTACATGACCGACTGCGCCGCCGAGAAGAACCTCACCGGCCAGTCCCAGGACCCGAAGAAGGCCGTCATCTCCTGCGCCAAGGACGGCTCAGGCGCCACCTACATCCTCGGCCCGGCCGACATCTCCGGCACCGACATCGCCAACGCCGCCTCCGGTCTCGAGACCACGAGCCAGGGCCAGACGACGAACAACTGGGTCGTCTCCATCGAGTTCGACTCCAAGGGCACCAAGGAGTTCGCCGCGGTCTCCAAGCGGCTCCTCGCCTACCGCGACGCCGCCTCCTCCTCGAGCTCCTCGACCACGAGCGCGACCACCTCGACCGACTCACAGAAGGCCGAGTTCGCCATCGTCCTGGACGGCCTGACCATCATGGCCTCCGGCTTCAACTCGGACGTCACCAGCCCGATCACCAACGGCAAGGTCCAGATCTCCGGCAACTTCAAGCAGGCCGAGGCCAACACGCTGGCCAACCAGCTCTCCTTCGGCTCCCTCCCGCTGACCTTCACGGTCCAGTCCGAGCAGCAGATCTCCGCGACCCTGGGCACCGAGCAGCTCCGCAACGGCCTCATCGCCGGCCTCGTCGGATTCATCCTCATCATCCTGTACCTGGCCTGGCAGTACCGCGGTCTGTCGGTCGTCGCCGTCGCCTCGCTGCTCGTCGCCGCCGGCATCACGTACCTGGCGATCGCGCTGCTGAGCTGGACGATGGGCTACCGCCTGTCGCTGGCCGGCGTCGCCGGACTCATCATCTCCATCGGAATCACGATGGACTCCTTCATCATCTACTTCGAGCGCATCCGCGACGAGGTCCGCCACGGGCGCACCCTCAACGCGGCCGTCGACGAGGGCTGGAAGCACGCCAGCCGCACGATCATCGTCTCCGACGCCGTCAACCTCGTCGCCGCCGTCGTGCTCTACTTCCTCGCCGTCGGCGGCGTCCAGGGCTTCGCCTTCACCCTCGGCGTCACGACCGTCGTCGACCTCATCGTCATCATGGCCTTCACCCACCCGATGATGGCCTGGATCCTGCGCTTCACGTTCTTCGGCCAGGGCCACCGCCTCTCCGGCCTCGACCCCGAGCACCTCGGCGCCCGCAACCGTTCCGCCTACGGCAAGGGTCGCGAGGCGGCCATCGCCGCCGCCGGCGAGTCCCTCGCCCGCCGCAAGGCCCGCGCCCGCCAGGGCGCCACCGCCGTCGAGGACGGTGCCGAGGCTCCGGAGGCCGCGACCGCGCAGGAGGGGGACGACGCCGTCGACCCGCAGGCCACGAGCCGAAAGGAGGGCCAGGAGTGA
- the secF gene encoding protein translocase subunit SecF, giving the protein MKSLSQLGNELYSGRTSVPFVPKRRIWYTIAVLVILVSAVLVWKPGLNPGIDFKGGSEVTITGLANPSESPANDVLNDEGIDGASVTTMGSSAVRIQTTTLEKKDLDTLTDALTKAYDVDAADVSATTIGPTWSSDVTGKAIRGLVIFFLLVGALIWAYFRTWKMAVAALLALVHDIVITVGVYAASGFEVTPATIIGVLTILGYSLYDTVVVFDKIRENTDGYESQTRSTYAELANLAVNQTFIRSINTSIVGVLPVASLLVVGAFILGAGTLRDIALTLFIGMIAGTLSSIFLATPLLVDLLGREKGVREQAERVERARAQRAGAVEGDPEAAAAVAAEPVASPLTPGHHLGAAAQPKRRKKRS; this is encoded by the coding sequence GTGAAGTCCCTCTCCCAGCTCGGCAACGAGCTCTACTCCGGACGCACCTCCGTCCCCTTCGTCCCGAAGCGGCGGATCTGGTACACCATCGCCGTTCTCGTCATCCTCGTCTCCGCCGTCCTCGTCTGGAAGCCCGGCCTCAACCCCGGCATCGACTTCAAGGGCGGCTCCGAGGTCACGATCACCGGCCTCGCCAACCCCTCCGAGTCCCCGGCGAACGACGTGCTCAATGACGAGGGCATCGACGGCGCCTCCGTCACCACCATGGGCTCCTCCGCCGTCCGCATCCAGACCACCACCCTGGAGAAGAAGGACCTCGACACCCTCACCGACGCCCTCACGAAGGCCTACGACGTCGACGCGGCGGACGTCTCCGCCACGACGATCGGCCCGACCTGGTCGAGCGACGTCACCGGCAAGGCCATCCGCGGCCTCGTCATCTTCTTCCTCCTCGTCGGAGCCCTCATCTGGGCCTACTTCCGGACCTGGAAGATGGCGGTCGCCGCCCTGCTGGCCCTCGTCCACGACATCGTCATCACCGTCGGCGTCTACGCCGCCTCCGGCTTCGAGGTCACGCCCGCGACGATCATCGGCGTGCTCACCATCCTCGGCTACTCGCTCTACGACACGGTCGTCGTCTTCGACAAGATCCGTGAGAACACCGACGGCTACGAGTCGCAGACCCGCTCGACCTACGCCGAGCTCGCCAACCTCGCCGTCAACCAGACCTTCATCCGCTCGATCAACACCTCGATCGTCGGCGTCCTGCCCGTCGCGTCGCTGCTCGTCGTCGGAGCCTTCATCCTGGGCGCAGGCACCCTGCGCGACATCGCCCTCACGCTCTTCATCGGCATGATCGCCGGCACCCTGTCCTCGATCTTCCTGGCTACGCCGCTCCTCGTCGACCTGCTCGGCCGCGAGAAGGGCGTGCGCGAGCAGGCCGAGCGCGTCGAGCGGGCCCGCGCCCAGCGCGCCGGCGCCGTCGAGGGCGACCCCGAGGCGGCCGCCGCCGTCGCCGCCGAGCCCGTCGCGTCCCCCCTCACCCCCGGGCACCACCTCGGTGCCGCCGCACAGCCCAAGAGAAGGAAGAAGCGGTCATGA
- a CDS encoding adenine phosphoribosyltransferase — MTQSHELPGALPESLQRIVLENLREQQDFPEPGILFRDITPLLANGPAFATFIDELAAHYRGHIDAVAGLESRGFILAAPLAVHLGIGMITVRKAGKLPPPVIGVDYALEYGTARMELRPDDVHEGDRVLVIDDVLATGGTAAASIELIESAGAEVVDTCVLLELAALGGRDKLPGRQLDAVVTFQSA; from the coding sequence ATGACCCAGTCCCACGAGCTCCCGGGCGCGCTGCCGGAGTCCCTGCAGCGCATCGTCCTGGAGAACCTGCGGGAGCAGCAGGACTTCCCGGAGCCGGGCATCCTGTTCCGCGACATCACCCCGCTGCTCGCCAACGGCCCCGCCTTCGCGACCTTCATCGACGAGCTCGCCGCCCACTACCGCGGCCACATCGACGCCGTCGCCGGCCTCGAGTCCCGCGGCTTCATCCTCGCGGCGCCGCTCGCCGTCCACCTCGGCATCGGCATGATCACCGTGCGCAAGGCCGGCAAGCTCCCGCCGCCGGTCATCGGCGTCGACTACGCCCTCGAGTACGGCACCGCCCGCATGGAGCTGCGCCCCGACGACGTGCACGAGGGCGACCGCGTCCTCGTCATCGACGACGTCCTCGCCACCGGCGGCACCGCCGCCGCGTCGATCGAGCTCATCGAGTCCGCGGGCGCCGAGGTCGTCGACACCTGCGTCCTCCTCGAGCTCGCCGCCCTCGGCGGGCGCGACAAGCTGCCCGGCCGCCAGCTCGACGCCGTCGTCACCTTCCAGTCCGCCTGA
- a CDS encoding RelA/SpoT family protein — protein sequence MTETKSSTGTGDATVVPGSRVRSRLAWFGSRGHSTPPAIEPLLRALRANHPKADTSLIVRAYEVAEKAHAGQRRKSGEPYITHPVAVATILAELGMTPQTLAAALLHDTVEDTDYTLDNLRADFGDEIALLVDGVTKLDKLQYGEAAQAETVRKMIIAMSKDIRVLVIKLGDRLHNARTWKYVSAENAARKAKETLEIYAPLAHRLGMNTIKWELEDRSFKALYPGVYEEIEHMVAERAPAREEYLRQVRLQIEEDLRVNHIKGVVTGRPKHYYSIYQKMIVRGKDFDDIYDLVAVRVIVDTIQDCYAVLGSLHSRWTPMSGRFKDYIAVPKFNLYQSLHTTVVGPGGKPVEIQIRTHEMHRMAEYGVAAHWKYKEDPNATGPSPAGGKAVERDSGEMAWLRQLVDWQKETQDPAEFLDSLRYEMAGTQVYVFTPKGDVMALPGGSTPVDFAYAVHTEVGHRTVGARVNGRLVPLDTRLENGDTVEVFTSRAQGAGPSRDWLAFVGSTRARNKIKSWFSRERREEAIEEGKGAIARAMRKKDLPIQRLMNHESLTDVATTLDKGDIEGLYAAVGEGHVSAAHVVDTLVAALGGEAGTEETLAEGVLPTKAAANRARARQGDGGVVVDGMDEGDVYVKLARCCTPMPGDPIVGFITRGSGISVHRADCQNVEQLEAEPERIIGVRWADHAQSAFLVQLEVEALDRGGLLADITRAFADNHVNLMSANTATSRDRVATMRFVVELAEASHLDHTLAALRRIDGVFEAHRTSSGGSKRGGTRG from the coding sequence ATGACGGAGACGAAGAGCAGCACAGGCACCGGGGACGCCACCGTCGTCCCGGGCTCCCGCGTGAGGAGCAGGCTCGCGTGGTTCGGCTCCCGCGGCCACTCCACCCCGCCGGCCATCGAGCCCCTCCTGCGCGCCCTGCGCGCCAACCACCCCAAGGCGGACACGAGCCTCATCGTGCGCGCCTACGAGGTCGCCGAGAAGGCGCACGCCGGGCAGCGACGCAAGTCCGGCGAGCCCTACATCACCCACCCCGTCGCCGTCGCGACCATCCTCGCCGAGCTCGGCATGACGCCGCAGACGCTGGCTGCCGCGCTCCTCCACGACACCGTCGAGGACACCGACTACACGCTCGACAACCTGCGCGCCGACTTCGGCGACGAGATCGCCCTCCTCGTCGACGGCGTCACCAAGCTCGACAAGCTCCAGTACGGCGAGGCCGCCCAGGCCGAGACCGTCCGCAAGATGATCATCGCGATGTCCAAGGACATCCGCGTCCTCGTCATCAAGCTCGGAGACCGCCTCCACAACGCCCGCACCTGGAAGTACGTCTCCGCCGAGAACGCCGCCCGCAAGGCCAAGGAGACCCTCGAGATCTACGCGCCGCTGGCGCACCGCCTCGGGATGAACACGATCAAGTGGGAGCTCGAGGACCGCTCCTTCAAGGCGCTCTACCCGGGCGTCTACGAGGAGATCGAGCACATGGTCGCCGAGCGGGCCCCGGCCCGCGAGGAGTACCTGCGCCAGGTGCGCCTCCAGATCGAGGAGGACCTGCGGGTCAACCACATCAAGGGCGTCGTCACCGGCCGGCCGAAGCACTACTACTCGATCTACCAGAAGATGATCGTGCGGGGTAAGGACTTCGACGACATCTACGACCTCGTCGCCGTGCGCGTCATCGTCGACACGATCCAGGACTGCTACGCCGTCCTCGGCTCCCTGCACTCGCGCTGGACCCCGATGTCCGGGCGCTTCAAGGACTACATCGCCGTCCCCAAGTTCAACCTCTACCAGTCGCTGCACACGACCGTCGTCGGCCCGGGCGGCAAGCCCGTCGAGATCCAGATCCGCACCCACGAGATGCACCGGATGGCGGAGTACGGCGTCGCGGCCCACTGGAAGTACAAGGAGGACCCCAACGCCACCGGGCCGAGCCCCGCCGGCGGCAAGGCCGTCGAGCGCGACTCCGGGGAGATGGCCTGGCTGCGCCAGCTCGTCGACTGGCAGAAGGAGACGCAGGACCCCGCCGAGTTCCTCGACTCCCTGCGCTACGAGATGGCCGGCACGCAGGTCTACGTCTTCACCCCCAAGGGCGACGTCATGGCCCTGCCGGGCGGCTCGACGCCTGTCGACTTCGCCTACGCCGTCCACACCGAGGTCGGGCACCGCACCGTCGGCGCCCGCGTCAACGGCCGCCTCGTACCCCTGGACACCCGCCTGGAGAACGGCGACACCGTCGAGGTCTTTACCTCCAGGGCGCAGGGCGCCGGACCGAGCCGCGACTGGCTCGCCTTCGTCGGCTCGACGCGCGCCCGCAACAAGATCAAGAGCTGGTTCTCCCGCGAGCGCCGCGAGGAGGCCATCGAGGAGGGCAAGGGCGCGATCGCGCGGGCGATGCGCAAGAAGGACCTGCCGATCCAGCGCCTCATGAACCACGAGTCGCTCACCGACGTCGCCACGACGCTCGACAAGGGGGACATCGAGGGGCTCTACGCCGCCGTCGGCGAGGGGCACGTCTCCGCCGCCCACGTCGTCGACACGCTCGTCGCGGCGCTCGGCGGCGAGGCGGGCACCGAGGAGACCCTCGCCGAGGGGGTCCTGCCGACCAAGGCCGCCGCCAACCGGGCACGGGCCCGTCAGGGCGACGGGGGCGTCGTCGTCGACGGCATGGACGAGGGGGACGTGTACGTCAAGCTCGCCCGCTGCTGCACCCCGATGCCGGGCGACCCCATCGTCGGCTTCATCACCCGCGGCTCGGGGATCTCCGTGCACCGCGCCGACTGCCAGAACGTCGAGCAGCTCGAGGCCGAGCCCGAGCGGATCATCGGGGTGCGGTGGGCGGACCACGCGCAGAGCGCCTTCCTCGTCCAGCTCGAGGTCGAGGCCCTCGACCGCGGCGGGCTGCTCGCGGACATCACGCGCGCCTTCGCCGACAACCACGTCAACCTCATGAGCGCCAACACGGCGACGAGTCGGGATCGCGTCGCCACGATGCGCTTCGTCGTCGAGCTCGCCGAGGCGAGCCACCTCGACCACACCCTGGCGGCCCTGCGCCGCATCGACGGCGTCTTCGAGGCGCACCGCACCTCCTCGGGCGGCTCCAAGCGGGGCGGCACGCGGGGCTGA
- a CDS encoding DUF349 domain-containing protein codes for MSEQTQPDAELTPTSTSDDRQQGHSGSDPAPSSAERAATEHERTEQANPATEAADPSGKAEGDAAEQSPVPATDETPVAPENGGEVEERLAAEGRETAAANAAAAAGEDAPAPAVSDTLEEPAPAQADSAQEAAASHAEQSSTEALAAAGQAAAAHGEGTQDPTEGEASDAPSEPVAAAPAEDAPSEAPADGAPVPTPAAVPAPAAPAEPEVDPEEALDAAKWGRVDGEGRVFVQDDGAEREVGQFPDAPIAEAMAFYVRRFLDLKSSVDLFATRLPQLSVREIDSTIKTLEESLVEPAAVGDLEGLRARFTALKGVAAERREAVTAERAAAKEQALKDRTAIVERAEAIAAQDPARTQWKNSGAELRELLEQWKGAQRRGPRLDRPTEDGLWKRFSHARTTFDRHRRQFFSELDAKQSQVKAAKEALIKRAEELQDSTDWGGTSAKYRGLMDEWKKAGRTSRKEDDALWARFRAAQQVFFDARRAKDEATDAEFAENLKVKETLVEKAEALLPIKDVKAAKKAIRPIQDAWEEAGRVPRNAVRRIEGRMRAVEDAIREAENAEWRRTDPETKARAEGLAGQLEDSIAELEKDLEAARSAGDDKRIAEAEAALTARRAWLDQVRRSARA; via the coding sequence GTGTCCGAGCAGACCCAGCCCGACGCCGAGCTGACGCCCACCTCCACGTCCGATGACCGGCAGCAGGGCCACTCCGGCTCTGACCCCGCGCCCTCGTCCGCCGAGCGCGCCGCGACCGAGCACGAGCGCACCGAGCAGGCCAACCCCGCCACGGAGGCCGCCGACCCCTCGGGAAAAGCTGAGGGGGACGCGGCCGAGCAGAGCCCCGTCCCCGCCACCGACGAGACCCCCGTCGCCCCCGAGAACGGCGGCGAGGTCGAGGAGCGCCTCGCGGCCGAGGGCCGTGAGACCGCCGCCGCGAACGCGGCGGCCGCAGCCGGCGAGGACGCCCCGGCGCCGGCCGTCTCGGACACCCTCGAGGAGCCCGCTCCCGCCCAGGCGGACAGCGCCCAGGAGGCCGCCGCCTCGCACGCCGAGCAGTCGAGCACCGAGGCGCTCGCCGCCGCCGGGCAGGCCGCCGCCGCCCACGGCGAGGGCACCCAGGACCCGACCGAGGGCGAGGCCTCCGACGCGCCGTCCGAGCCCGTCGCGGCCGCGCCCGCCGAGGACGCCCCGTCCGAGGCCCCCGCCGACGGGGCCCCGGTCCCGACGCCCGCAGCCGTCCCCGCCCCCGCCGCCCCGGCAGAGCCCGAGGTCGACCCCGAGGAGGCGCTCGACGCCGCCAAGTGGGGTCGCGTCGACGGCGAGGGCCGCGTCTTCGTCCAGGACGACGGCGCCGAGCGCGAGGTCGGCCAGTTCCCCGACGCCCCCATCGCCGAGGCCATGGCCTTCTACGTGCGCCGCTTCCTCGACCTCAAGTCCTCCGTCGACCTCTTCGCCACGCGCCTGCCGCAGCTGAGCGTCCGCGAGATCGACTCGACCATCAAGACGCTCGAGGAGTCCCTCGTCGAGCCGGCCGCCGTCGGCGACCTCGAGGGCCTGCGCGCCCGCTTCACCGCCCTCAAGGGCGTCGCCGCGGAGCGCCGCGAGGCCGTCACCGCCGAGCGCGCCGCCGCCAAGGAGCAGGCCCTCAAGGACCGCACCGCCATCGTCGAGCGCGCCGAGGCCATCGCGGCCCAGGACCCTGCCCGCACCCAGTGGAAGAACTCCGGCGCCGAGCTGCGCGAGCTGCTCGAGCAGTGGAAGGGCGCCCAGCGCCGCGGCCCGCGCCTGGACCGTCCCACCGAGGACGGCCTGTGGAAGCGCTTCAGCCACGCCCGCACCACCTTCGACCGCCATCGCCGCCAGTTCTTCAGCGAGCTCGACGCGAAGCAGTCGCAGGTCAAGGCCGCCAAGGAGGCGCTCATCAAGCGCGCCGAGGAGCTCCAGGACTCCACGGACTGGGGCGGCACCTCCGCCAAGTACCGCGGTCTCATGGACGAGTGGAAGAAGGCCGGTCGCACCTCCCGCAAGGAGGACGACGCCCTGTGGGCCCGCTTCCGCGCCGCCCAGCAGGTCTTCTTCGACGCCCGCCGCGCCAAGGACGAGGCCACCGACGCCGAGTTCGCCGAGAACCTCAAGGTCAAGGAGACCCTCGTCGAGAAGGCGGAGGCCCTCCTGCCGATCAAGGACGTCAAGGCCGCCAAGAAGGCCATCCGCCCCATCCAGGACGCCTGGGAGGAGGCCGGCCGCGTCCCGCGCAACGCGGTGCGCCGGATCGAGGGCCGCATGCGAGCCGTCGAGGACGCCATCCGCGAGGCCGAGAACGCCGAGTGGCGCCGCACCGACCCGGAGACCAAGGCCCGTGCCGAGGGCCTGGCCGGTCAGCTCGAGGACTCCATCGCGGAGCTCGAGAAGGACCTGGAGGCCGCCCGCTCCGCCGGCGACGACAAGCGGATCGCCGAGGCCGAGGCCGCGCTGACCGCCCGTCGTGCATGGCTCGACCAGGTGCGCCGCTCCGCGCGCGCCTGA
- a CDS encoding transglutaminase family protein yields the protein MRPQKPENSSPRRYQVRHVTRYSYTQDVTASYGRVASRPRATAHQRVLGDEVAVDPVPAVMTEGLDVFGNHTHDIEVREPHRRLEVSKTPVVDLGAPVPAARELPPDGPTVPDAPASGRAPGEDDPLLVAAWALPSRLARPTRAVRSWSAELLVPDERLPRRRPLRRLRLGPGLPRRRHAQGHHRDRGDDVGAERRRRRHPPGLKERTMTAQTSSTEGPGTTGPLLAPALEGSTVRRVGARLAATVTAPAELVLSVALAAPAAGPGVGEDRCPVAESLTVTVDGRPLPLTEVRTEAGTRLHLVSGAPVGELEVVYEAQVHGALPAVEEAEDAAGLARDRVVHRLPSRYCESDTLAPTAAAAFEGLTGKALLDAVSSWVGSRLAYVPGTSRPTDGAVRTLLALQGVCRDFAHLTVALLRAVGVPARLVSVYAPGLDPMDFHAVAEALVDGHWCVVDATALAPRRTLLRIATGRDASDTAFLTVSSGAVDLGAPEVTAVVDPALPDDDLDRLVRLR from the coding sequence ATGAGGCCCCAGAAGCCCGAGAACAGCTCGCCCCGCCGCTACCAGGTCCGGCACGTCACCCGTTACTCCTACACGCAGGACGTGACGGCCTCCTACGGCCGCGTCGCCAGCCGCCCGCGGGCCACGGCGCACCAGCGGGTCCTCGGCGACGAGGTCGCGGTGGACCCGGTGCCCGCCGTGATGACCGAGGGGCTCGACGTCTTCGGCAACCACACCCACGACATCGAGGTCCGCGAGCCCCACCGACGCCTCGAGGTCTCCAAGACGCCCGTCGTCGACCTCGGCGCGCCCGTGCCCGCGGCCCGAGAGCTGCCCCCGGACGGCCCGACGGTCCCGGACGCACCGGCCTCCGGCCGTGCCCCGGGCGAGGACGACCCGCTCCTCGTCGCCGCCTGGGCGCTGCCCTCGCGGCTCGCCCGGCCCACGCGCGCCGTCCGCTCGTGGTCCGCCGAGCTCCTCGTGCCCGACGAACGACTGCCTCGCCGACGGCCGCTACGTCGTCTCCGGCTGGGGCCGGGACTACCGCGACGTCGCCACGCTCAAGGGCATCATCGAGACCGAGGGGACGACGTCGGAGCTGAGCGTCGGCGTCGACGTCATCCGCCTGGTCTGAAGGAGCGCACCATGACCGCCCAGACGAGCAGCACCGAGGGGCCCGGGACGACCGGGCCGCTCCTCGCACCCGCCCTGGAGGGCTCCACCGTCCGGCGGGTCGGCGCGCGCCTCGCCGCAACGGTGACGGCGCCCGCCGAGCTCGTCCTGTCCGTGGCCCTCGCCGCACCCGCCGCCGGCCCCGGCGTCGGTGAGGACCGCTGCCCGGTCGCCGAGAGCCTCACCGTCACGGTCGACGGCCGCCCCCTGCCCCTGACGGAGGTCCGCACCGAGGCCGGGACGCGCCTGCACCTCGTGAGCGGGGCACCGGTCGGCGAGCTCGAGGTCGTCTACGAGGCCCAGGTCCACGGGGCCCTCCCCGCCGTCGAGGAGGCTGAGGACGCCGCGGGTCTCGCCCGCGACCGCGTCGTCCACCGCCTGCCCAGCCGGTACTGCGAGTCGGACACCCTCGCGCCCACCGCCGCCGCGGCCTTCGAGGGCCTGACGGGCAAGGCGCTGCTCGACGCCGTCTCCTCCTGGGTCGGCAGCCGGCTCGCCTACGTGCCCGGCACCTCGCGCCCCACCGACGGCGCCGTGCGCACCCTCCTCGCCCTCCAGGGCGTGTGCCGCGACTTCGCCCACCTCACCGTGGCGCTCCTGCGGGCCGTCGGGGTGCCCGCGCGGCTCGTGAGCGTCTACGCGCCGGGCCTGGACCCCATGGACTTCCACGCGGTCGCCGAGGCCCTCGTCGACGGCCACTGGTGCGTCGTCGACGCGACGGCCCTGGCACCGCGCCGCACGCTGCTGCGGATCGCCACGGGTCGCGACGCCTCCGACACCGCCTTCCTCACCGTCTCCTCGGGCGCCGTCGACCTCGGTGCGCCGGAGGTCACCGCCGTCGTCGACCCGGCCCTGCCCGACGACGACCTCGACCGCCTGGTCCGGCTGCGCTGA
- a CDS encoding alpha-E domain-containing protein: protein MPALLDAEGRAELTEDLAARPWAWCARERVAPWAVPDSLHPGGTEAPAAASGPAPTGVLRTLTLGGPGERLVMPGGVVVLDPAAGSSATEPTRVRDVWVMDAADRPTAPALDRPVRYRPPRPAEATAATGPGRKGPAAARRPGALPLSRSAAQDLYWFGRYAERGESTARLALVAQDLVEDSSEHPGTDGFVAMSVLLDAIDAVTAVHGEEAGRSLATREAAGPTAPREHLRALVLDAGRRGPVRYSARRAVLAAGQVRDLRSEDTWIVLARLEELLAEAEGLPLAGPPSMARVLGEVLELRLALTGVTADGLVRDASWAYLDAGRRVERAQETLRILRAVAADQRADGASALIEAVARSRNSVISLRRRLAEDPAGLSGLDVGLDLLLSDPSNPRSVLLQLERLREDLAHMPSLSLDGAIGVPLDALTVLDVARAASDRAHLTAVLAELEEGVRAVSAVLDATAFRAQRSHRIVQEVR, encoded by the coding sequence GTGCCGGCGCTGCTCGACGCCGAGGGCCGCGCCGAGCTCACCGAGGACCTCGCCGCCCGGCCGTGGGCCTGGTGCGCCCGCGAGCGCGTCGCGCCCTGGGCCGTGCCCGACTCCCTCCACCCCGGCGGTACGGAGGCCCCCGCCGCCGCGAGCGGCCCGGCGCCGACCGGCGTGCTGCGGACCCTCACGCTGGGCGGGCCGGGCGAGCGGCTCGTCATGCCGGGCGGCGTCGTCGTCCTCGACCCTGCCGCGGGCTCCTCGGCCACGGAGCCGACCCGTGTGCGCGACGTGTGGGTCATGGACGCCGCCGACCGCCCGACGGCCCCGGCCCTCGACCGCCCCGTCCGCTACCGCCCGCCCCGTCCGGCCGAGGCCACAGCCGCCACCGGCCCCGGGCGGAAGGGCCCCGCCGCCGCGAGGCGCCCCGGCGCCCTGCCCCTGTCGCGCTCGGCGGCCCAGGACCTGTACTGGTTCGGCCGTTACGCCGAGCGCGGCGAGTCCACGGCGCGCCTCGCGCTCGTCGCCCAGGACCTCGTCGAGGACTCCTCGGAGCACCCCGGCACCGACGGCTTCGTCGCGATGAGCGTCCTGCTCGACGCCATCGACGCCGTCACCGCCGTCCACGGCGAGGAGGCGGGACGCTCGCTGGCCACCCGTGAGGCCGCCGGACCGACCGCGCCCCGCGAGCACCTGCGGGCCCTCGTCCTGGACGCCGGCCGGCGCGGCCCGGTCCGCTACTCGGCCCGTCGCGCCGTCCTGGCCGCCGGACAGGTGAGGGACCTGCGGAGCGAGGACACGTGGATCGTCCTGGCCCGACTGGAGGAGCTCCTCGCGGAGGCGGAGGGCTTGCCGCTGGCGGGGCCGCCGTCGATGGCGCGGGTGCTCGGCGAGGTGCTCGAGCTGCGCCTCGCGCTCACGGGCGTCACCGCTGACGGGCTCGTCCGTGACGCCTCCTGGGCCTACCTGGACGCCGGGCGCCGGGTCGAGCGCGCGCAGGAGACGCTGCGGATCCTGCGCGCGGTGGCCGCCGACCAGCGCGCCGACGGCGCCTCCGCCCTCATCGAGGCCGTCGCCCGCTCGAGGAACTCCGTCATCTCGCTGCGCCGTCGCCTCGCCGAGGACCCGGCCGGCCTCTCCGGCCTCGACGTGGGTCTCGACCTCCTCCTGTCGGACCCGTCGAACCCGCGCTCGGTCCTCCTCCAGCTCGAGCGGCTGCGAGAGGACCTCGCCCACATGCCCTCGCTGTCCCTCGACGGCGCCATCGGGGTGCCCCTGGACGCGCTCACCGTCCTGGACGTGGCGCGGGCGGCGTCGGACCGGGCGCACCTCACGGCCGTCCTGGCCGAGCTCGAGGAGGGCGTGCGGGCCGTGTCCGCCGTCCTCGACGCGACGGCCTTCCGCGCCCAGCGCTCCCACCGCATCGTGCAGGAGGTCCGATGA